A stretch of Myxocyprinus asiaticus isolate MX2 ecotype Aquarium Trade chromosome 42, UBuf_Myxa_2, whole genome shotgun sequence DNA encodes these proteins:
- the LOC127432903 gene encoding protein phosphatase 1E-like, protein MAGSANEEKTFKRFLELFLREMRPPLQEDVPLPMRPLTDLISEEEVEGECLDLCLQHLCKYNCPFSLAAALARGTADCILQSDLSVYYLNKSVEDGKDTLPQIDSVKLARLVFNKLCETCCHWLKEFPNRRRHLPYYETSIHAIKNMRHKMEDKHVVIPDFNTLFNLQDQEEQAFFAVFDGHGGVDAAIYAANHLHVNLVRQEMFSQDPGKALCHAFKLTDERFVQKASRESLRCGTTGVVTFLRGRTLYVVWLGDSQVMMVKRGQPVELMKPHKPDREDEKKRIEALGGCVIWFGTWRVNGSLSVSRAIGDSQHKPYICGDADSTTLNLDGSEDYLILACDGFYDTVSPEEAVRVVSDHLQENNGDTAMVAHKLVASARDAGSSDNITVIVVFLRDPRLPPPSDKAEEEPEEKPVEDPGEEEEEDIEPLQSELVCQDGGVENGGKNRGGWPLQQCSAPADLAYEDRMDSFTDRTSLSITGPNLHAETGCFRLPASSSLPPTRVFESDLIPPYSGVGAAWRPYQEMGLSGFRQKPQPKPRVPSYMQPCSDGQLLEVAALFPQEGRRKRRLEVMPLRRESQRQIQRARECHGPLSCFPSMPYPLRSPERKPGIAFPHVTHSKRI, encoded by the exons TAATTGCCCTTTCTCCTTGGCTGCAGCCCTGGCCCGTGGTACAGCTGATTGTATCCTTCAAAGTGATCTCTCCGTGTACTATCTCAACAAGAGTGTTGAGGACGGAAAAGACACGCTGCCTC AGATTGATTCGGTGAAGCTAGCACGGCTGGTCTTTAATAAGCTGTGCGAGACTTGCTGTCATTGGCTCAAAGAGTTCCCTAATCGCCGCCGCCACTTGCCGTACTACGAGACCTCTATCCACGCCATTAAAAACATGCGCCACAAGATGGAGGACAAACACGTCGTCATTCCTGATTTCAACACGCTCTTCAATTTGCAG GATCAGGAAGAGCAGGCATTCTTCGCCGTGTTTGACGGTCACGGTGGGGTGGACGCTGCCATCTATGCTGCCAATCACCTGCATGTAAACCTGGTCAGACAGGAGATGTTCAGCCAAGACCCGGGCAAGGCCCTATGTCATGCCTTCAAACTGACAGACGAGCGATTCGTACAGAAGGCATCACGTGAG AGCCTGCGCTGTGGCACCACAGGTGTCGTGACCTTTCTGAGGGGACGCACACTGTATGTGGTCTGGCTGGGCGACTCACAGGTCATGATGGTGAAGAGAGGTCAACCGGTGGAGCTGATGAAACCACACAAACCAGACAGAGAG gatGAGAAAAAGAGGATTGAGGCTTTGGGCGGGTGTGTGATCTGGTTTGGCACATGGAGGGTCAACGGAAGCTTGTCCGTCTCAAGAGCCATCG GTGATTCACAACACAAGCCCTATATCTGTGGTGATGCTGACAGCACCACCTTAAATCTGGATGGTAGTGAGGACTACTTGATCCTTGCCTGCGATGGCTTCTATGATACCGTGAGTCCAGAGGAAGCAGTGCGGGTGGTCAGTGACCATTTGCAGGAGAACAACGGCGACACTGCTATGGTGGCCCACAAACTAGTGGCCTCAGCCCGAGACGCAGGGTCCAGCGATAACATCACAGTCATTGTGGTGTTTCTCAGAGACCCTCGTTTGCCCCCACCCTCAGACAAAGCAGAGGAGGAACCAGAAGAGAAACCTGTGGAAGATCcaggagaggaggaggaagaggacatAGAGCCCTTGCAAAGTGAGTTGGTGTGTCAGGATGGAGGAGTGGAGAATGGAGGAAAGAATCGGGGCGGCTGGCCACTCCAGCAATGTTCGGCGCCAGCTGACCTGGCCTACGAAGATCGCATGGATTCGTTTACGGACAGAACAAGTCTGAGCATCACGGGGCCGAACCTGCATGCAGAGACTGGCTGCTTCAGGCTCCCAGCTTCGTCAAGCCTTCCCCCAACCAGAGTCTTTGAGTCAGATCTCATACCCCCCTACAGCGGGGTTGGCGCGGCCTGGCGCCCCTACCAAGAGATGGGCCTTTCAGGGTTCAGACAAAAGCCCCAGCCTAAGCCTCGGGTCCCCTCCTACATGCAGCCTTGCTCTGATGGACAATTGCTGGAGGTGGCTGCGCTCTTCCCCCAAGAAGGACGGAGGAAGAGGCGGCTGGAGGTTATGCCACTACGGAGGGAGTCACAGCGCCAGATCCAGAGAGCCAGGGAATGCCATGGCCCTCTGAGCTGCTTCCCTAGCATGCCCTATCCTCTCCGGTCCCCAGAGAGGAAGCCTGGGATAGCCTTTCCCCATGTAACCCACAGCAAAAGAATCTAA